From one Flavobacterium kingsejongi genomic stretch:
- a CDS encoding ABC transporter permease: protein MKRLIHIELQKLLKNKASKVLIICYFVLLSLIALIASIEFDLGSLHISLAKMGIFNFPYIWHFNTYFAALLKLFLAIVIVSMMSNEYSYGTLKQNLIDGLSKKEFIQSKFLTVILFALASTVFIFILSLILGYSFSSFTEASIVFTDVDYLLAYFVKLMGFFSFCLFLGILVKRSAFALGFLILWNIIEGFIFLGIRLVTPAGSNIGENVSRFFPLESMSSLIFNPLRRLSLVRNLEEQVSGQADTTIYDVNYVQILIVLAWTAIFVYLSYRVLKKRDL, encoded by the coding sequence ATGAAAAGACTTATCCATATAGAGCTCCAAAAACTGCTCAAAAACAAAGCCTCCAAAGTTTTAATTATCTGCTATTTTGTATTGCTTTCTCTGATTGCCTTGATCGCTTCCATCGAATTCGATCTTGGTTCTTTACACATCAGTTTAGCAAAAATGGGGATTTTTAACTTCCCGTACATCTGGCACTTCAATACTTATTTTGCAGCCCTGCTCAAATTATTCCTGGCCATCGTCATTGTGTCGATGATGTCCAACGAATACAGTTATGGTACATTAAAGCAAAACCTCATTGACGGGCTCAGCAAAAAAGAATTTATCCAATCTAAATTCCTTACGGTTATTTTATTTGCTTTGGCCTCAACCGTTTTTATTTTTATACTTTCCCTGATCCTGGGATATTCGTTCTCTTCATTTACCGAAGCATCAATAGTATTCACCGATGTCGATTATCTGCTTGCGTATTTTGTAAAACTGATGGGATTCTTTTCCTTCTGTCTTTTCCTGGGTATCCTGGTAAAACGATCCGCTTTTGCATTAGGATTTCTGATTTTATGGAATATCATAGAAGGATTTATCTTTTTGGGAATCCGCCTGGTTACTCCGGCTGGAAGTAACATCGGAGAAAACGTAAGCCGCTTTTTTCCTTTGGAATCCATGAGCAGCCTTATTTTTAATCCGCTGCGCAGGCTTTCCCTGGTTCGTAATTTAGAAGAACAGGTTTCCGGACAGGCAGACACTACAATTTATGATGTCAATTATGTACAGATTCTTATCGTATTGGCATGGACTGCAATATTCGTTTACCTATCCTACAGGGTATTGAAAAAAAGAGATTTATAA
- a CDS encoding VOC family protein translates to MKIPPQYLPVMPYLIVNDAKGFLAFAILVFDATEQLIVPDSNEDIRHGELRIEDAVIMFAQASENWTQKTAGMFLYVNAVNTVYEKALREGAKSLQVPKQQEYGYAAGFEDPFGNQWWINQAE, encoded by the coding sequence ATGAAAATCCCACCACAATATTTACCTGTTATGCCCTATCTGATTGTTAATGATGCTAAAGGTTTTCTTGCTTTTGCCATTCTCGTTTTTGATGCTACAGAACAATTGATCGTGCCTGATTCAAATGAAGATATCAGGCATGGTGAACTCCGTATTGAAGATGCCGTAATCATGTTTGCCCAGGCATCTGAAAACTGGACGCAAAAAACGGCGGGTATGTTTTTGTATGTAAATGCGGTGAATACAGTATATGAAAAAGCTTTACGGGAAGGAGCAAAAAGCTTACAGGTTCCCAAGCAGCAGGAATATGGTTACGCGGCAGGATTTGAAGATCCTTTTGGAAATCAATGGTGGATCAATCAGGCGGAATAA
- the ccsA gene encoding cytochrome c biogenesis protein CcsA produces MDKKIFSFLFSTRLMAVLFLGFALAMAIGTFIEDAYNTDTARILIYNSWWFEAIMVFFMINFIGNIKRYQLHKKEKWATLLLHLSFILILLGAFVTRYISFEGIMPIREEATENQFYSDKTYLTVFVDGEYEGEPRRKTFEKNLLMSPAVNNHFTLKDKFNEIPFEIEYADFLMDAKESIKEDKNGVYYLKMVESGDGTRHEHFLKEGEVQNIHNVLFAFNKPTPGAINVTKNGDAMTLQAPFGGDFMRMADKMTGAVVKDSVQPLMMRSLYNVAGSQFVFPEPAIKGVKDFVGSTNYASKNDDALRIKVKSEGQEKLVTLMGAKGKIGEPFSFRQGNLDYTLFYGSKVYTLPFKIKLNDFVAEKYPGTEKSYSSYESKVTIIAPEETFDARIFMNNVLDYKGYRFFQSGLDADEKGTNLSVSHDFWGTWITYIGYFLLYFALMAILFDKNTRFGDLKRKLDKVKAKKSKLITLLVLFLSISGFSQEHANHIMPTEKQMDSVITKYAVSEEHAAKFGRMVIQDGRGRMKPINTFSSELVRKVSKSDHYKGLNSDQVLLSMSQFPQIWYNVPMITVKNENDSIRKMIGLLHKEKYAAMINFFDDMGNYKLAGVLEEAYAAAVPNQFQKDFIETDKKVNLLYDALSGRILRVFPIPNDPNNKWVSYLELNETKVTGIDSTYLKSVLPLYFGSLREAEKTGGYKTADDILESINGFQKKYGSKVRPDDSKIDSEILYNKYDIFKNLFWMYMAAGIFMMTIVIIRIFKDNKAVSILIKISHSIVGLLFVLHTIGLIVRWYVSGHAPWSDAYESIIYVGWATMFFGLAFGRKSHLTVAATAFVAAIIMFVAHTSYMDPAIANLQPVLNSYWLMIHVAVIVASYGPFTLGMILGLVSLFLIIFTNKKNRIKMDLNIKEITYITEMSLTVGLVMLTIGNFLGGQWANESWGRYWGWDPKETWALISIMVYAFVIHMRLVPGMRSAWLFNFMSVLAYFSILMTYYGVNFYLTGLHSYASGEKTTPAYFYYMFFGAVIIGIFALMKYRKYYKK; encoded by the coding sequence GTTACCAGCTTCATAAAAAAGAAAAATGGGCCACTTTATTGCTGCACTTATCTTTTATACTGATTCTTTTAGGGGCTTTTGTAACCCGTTACATCAGTTTTGAAGGGATCATGCCAATTCGTGAAGAAGCAACAGAAAACCAGTTTTACTCTGATAAAACCTACCTGACTGTATTTGTGGATGGTGAATATGAAGGAGAGCCAAGACGTAAAACATTCGAAAAAAACCTATTAATGTCTCCTGCGGTGAATAATCATTTTACGCTAAAAGACAAGTTTAATGAAATTCCTTTTGAAATCGAATATGCTGATTTCCTAATGGATGCCAAAGAATCCATTAAAGAAGATAAAAACGGGGTGTATTACCTGAAAATGGTAGAGTCCGGAGACGGAACCCGTCATGAGCATTTTCTGAAAGAAGGGGAAGTGCAGAATATCCATAATGTATTGTTTGCTTTTAATAAGCCTACTCCGGGCGCTATTAATGTAACCAAGAATGGTGATGCAATGACTTTACAGGCTCCTTTTGGTGGTGATTTTATGCGCATGGCCGATAAGATGACGGGAGCTGTAGTTAAAGATTCTGTACAGCCTTTAATGATGCGTTCGCTGTATAATGTAGCGGGAAGCCAGTTTGTTTTTCCGGAACCGGCTATAAAAGGGGTTAAAGATTTTGTAGGCAGTACAAATTATGCTTCTAAAAATGATGATGCCCTACGTATCAAAGTAAAATCGGAAGGCCAGGAAAAACTGGTTACGCTGATGGGGGCCAAAGGAAAAATCGGGGAACCTTTTTCATTCCGACAGGGCAATTTGGATTATACCCTTTTCTATGGTAGCAAAGTATATACACTTCCTTTTAAAATCAAACTGAATGATTTCGTAGCGGAGAAATATCCCGGAACTGAAAAAAGCTATTCTTCGTATGAGAGTAAAGTCACTATTATCGCTCCGGAAGAAACATTTGATGCCCGTATCTTTATGAATAATGTTTTGGATTATAAAGGGTACCGTTTTTTCCAGTCAGGACTCGATGCCGATGAAAAAGGAACTAATCTTTCTGTAAGCCATGACTTCTGGGGAACCTGGATCACCTATATCGGCTATTTCTTATTGTACTTTGCGCTGATGGCCATACTATTTGATAAAAACACACGTTTTGGCGATTTAAAACGTAAACTGGATAAAGTGAAAGCAAAGAAATCAAAACTAATTACGCTGCTTGTTTTATTCTTGAGCATTAGCGGTTTTTCACAGGAGCATGCCAATCATATCATGCCTACAGAAAAGCAGATGGACTCTGTGATTACAAAATATGCAGTGTCTGAGGAACATGCGGCAAAGTTCGGAAGAATGGTAATCCAGGATGGTAGAGGCCGTATGAAACCGATTAATACCTTTTCTTCGGAACTGGTTCGGAAAGTGAGCAAAAGTGACCATTATAAAGGACTGAATTCCGATCAGGTATTATTGTCAATGTCACAGTTTCCACAGATCTGGTACAATGTACCGATGATTACCGTTAAAAATGAAAATGATAGTATCCGTAAAATGATTGGTTTGCTGCATAAAGAAAAATATGCTGCCATGATTAATTTTTTCGACGATATGGGGAACTATAAACTGGCAGGTGTTTTGGAAGAAGCCTATGCTGCTGCAGTGCCCAACCAATTCCAGAAAGATTTTATCGAAACGGATAAAAAAGTAAATTTATTATATGACGCTTTAAGTGGAAGGATATTGCGTGTTTTCCCAATTCCGAATGATCCGAATAACAAATGGGTATCCTACCTGGAGCTCAACGAAACTAAAGTTACCGGTATTGACTCTACTTACCTGAAAAGCGTATTGCCATTGTATTTTGGCTCTTTGCGGGAAGCAGAGAAAACAGGTGGGTACAAAACGGCCGATGATATCCTGGAAAGCATCAATGGCTTCCAGAAAAAATACGGTAGCAAAGTACGTCCTGACGATAGCAAGATTGATTCTGAAATCCTGTACAACAAATATGATATTTTCAAGAACCTGTTCTGGATGTATATGGCGGCGGGTATTTTTATGATGACCATTGTCATCATCAGGATATTCAAAGACAATAAAGCAGTTTCGATCCTGATTAAAATAAGTCATAGTATTGTAGGGTTACTGTTTGTATTGCATACAATCGGGTTAATTGTACGCTGGTACGTTTCCGGACATGCGCCGTGGAGTGATGCCTATGAATCGATTATTTATGTGGGGTGGGCTACCATGTTCTTCGGACTGGCATTTGGAAGAAAATCTCATTTAACGGTAGCAGCAACTGCATTTGTGGCTGCAATTATTATGTTTGTTGCCCATACCAGTTACATGGACCCTGCTATTGCCAACCTGCAGCCGGTTTTAAATTCCTACTGGCTGATGATCCACGTTGCTGTAATTGTGGCCAGCTACGGACCGTTCACTCTGGGGATGATTCTGGGGCTTGTATCGCTATTCCTGATAATTTTTACCAATAAAAAGAACCGCATCAAAATGGATCTTAATATTAAAGAGATCACTTATATTACTGAAATGTCTTTAACGGTTGGTTTGGTTATGCTAACGATAGGAAACTTCCTGGGAGGCCAATGGGCTAATGAAAGCTGGGGCCGTTATTGGGGGTGGGATCCAAAAGAAACCTGGGCTTTAATCAGTATCATGGTGTATGCTTTTGTCATTCACATGCGATTGGTTCCGGGAATGCGTAGTGCATGGTTGTTTAATTTTATGTCGGTATTGGCTTATTTCTCTATTTTAATGACCTATTATGGCGTAAACTTCTACCTCACCGGGTTGCATTCCTATGCCAGTGGAGAGAAAACCACCCCGGCGTATTTCTATTATATGTTCTTTGGAGCGGTAATTATCGGAATTTTTGCCCTGATGAAGTACAGGAAATATTATAAAAAATAA
- a CDS encoding IS1096 element passenger TnpR family protein: MVYKFRVILDAEEDVFRDIAIMEDATLEDFHNAIVNAFGFDGMEIASFYTCDADWTQDEEISLFDTGDIPGEQKIMSDYVLSDLLNRENTKLIYVYDFLNMWTFFVELAAIEEIEEGERYPHLLFTHGELPVDAPEKDFAEGSMKDDIYGDFEDDFDEEDLDMLDGGENFEDFGFEENWN, from the coding sequence ATGGTTTATAAATTCAGAGTAATTCTCGATGCAGAAGAGGATGTCTTCAGGGATATCGCGATAATGGAAGATGCAACTTTAGAAGATTTTCACAATGCAATTGTAAATGCTTTCGGTTTTGACGGAATGGAAATCGCTTCCTTTTATACCTGTGATGCCGATTGGACACAGGATGAAGAAATTTCTTTGTTCGATACGGGAGATATTCCGGGAGAGCAGAAGATCATGAGCGATTATGTACTTTCGGATTTATTGAATCGGGAGAACACCAAACTAATTTACGTTTATGATTTCCTGAATATGTGGACATTCTTTGTAGAATTGGCTGCTATTGAAGAAATAGAAGAAGGAGAACGATACCCACACCTGTTATTTACGCATGGTGAATTACCGGTAGATGCGCCTGAAAAAGATTTTGCAGAGGGCAGCATGAAAGATGACATCTATGGTGATTTTGAAGACGATTTCGATGAAGAAGACCTGGATATGCTGGATGGTGGCGAGAACTTCGAAGACTTCGGATTTGAAGAAAACTGGAATTAA
- a CDS encoding VOC family protein has protein sequence MLSLNRIHHTALIVSNYEASKHFYTEILGLTIQQEVYREERQSYKLDLAINGQYCIELFSFPDPPQRPSRPEATGLRHLAFEVDQLDDTITALSAHGVVAEPIRVDEHTGKRFTFIADPDNLPIEFYEK, from the coding sequence ATGCTATCCTTAAACAGAATTCATCATACCGCCCTTATCGTTTCCAACTATGAGGCATCCAAACATTTTTATACTGAAATACTCGGCCTCACCATCCAACAGGAAGTATATCGGGAAGAACGCCAATCGTATAAATTGGATCTTGCCATAAACGGCCAGTATTGCATTGAATTATTTTCATTCCCCGATCCGCCACAGCGGCCTTCACGGCCGGAAGCCACCGGATTGCGCCACCTCGCTTTTGAAGTGGACCAACTGGATGATACGATAACAGCACTTAGTGCTCATGGGGTCGTTGCCGAACCCATCCGCGTGGATGAACATACCGGAAAACGCTTCACCTTTATTGCTGACCCTGATAATCTTCCGATAGAATTTTATGAAAAATAG
- a CDS encoding nucleoid-associated protein codes for MINLYNTHIETLSIHRVGNKSRNEAFFLSEQPFNLSDEIVPLIKEYFFKPFREKEENYFQFAHDVDLEYNDMFTFATEIFADPSSVHEVSKKITKHLFEQSNHPHIKNGEVYVVYLSNLSIDNNVVDAVGVFKSEIKTDFLQFEERDTHLEMILQQGINLNKLDKGCLIFNYKKEEGYKILTIDSNRYDARYWLEHFLSVDAFQDENFITKKYLKFCQDFAKDVVLPAEDKKEEVMFMNRSVNYFAKNDQFEETNFLNEVLDNPDLIPEFKNYKVDKGEKYSIEDITNFPIANAAVSDARKKIKNVINLDTNIQIKLDFINPESAEKFVEKGWDEEKQMYYYLVYFNKEQKS; via the coding sequence ATGATAAATTTATACAACACGCACATTGAGACTTTGTCCATCCACCGAGTGGGTAACAAAAGCCGGAACGAAGCCTTTTTCTTGTCAGAACAACCGTTCAACCTTAGTGATGAGATTGTTCCCCTGATAAAAGAGTATTTCTTCAAGCCTTTCCGCGAAAAAGAAGAAAATTACTTTCAGTTTGCGCACGATGTAGATTTAGAATACAACGACATGTTTACTTTTGCTACGGAGATTTTTGCTGATCCTTCAAGCGTACATGAAGTTTCTAAAAAAATTACCAAACACCTTTTTGAGCAGTCCAATCACCCGCATATCAAAAATGGAGAGGTGTATGTAGTCTACCTTTCCAATCTTTCAATTGATAATAATGTTGTAGATGCAGTAGGTGTTTTCAAAAGTGAAATTAAAACCGATTTCCTTCAGTTTGAAGAGCGTGACACCCACCTGGAAATGATTTTACAGCAGGGAATCAACCTGAACAAACTGGACAAAGGATGCCTTATCTTTAATTATAAAAAAGAAGAGGGTTATAAAATCCTGACCATTGATAGCAACCGTTATGATGCACGTTACTGGTTGGAGCATTTCCTTTCGGTAGATGCTTTCCAGGACGAAAATTTCATCACCAAGAAATACCTTAAATTTTGCCAGGACTTTGCAAAAGACGTAGTGCTTCCGGCAGAAGATAAAAAAGAAGAGGTAATGTTCATGAACCGTTCGGTAAATTACTTTGCTAAAAATGACCAGTTTGAAGAAACCAACTTCTTAAATGAGGTATTGGACAATCCGGATCTTATCCCTGAATTCAAAAATTACAAAGTCGATAAAGGTGAAAAATACAGTATCGAGGATATTACCAATTTCCCTATCGCAAATGCTGCCGTATCGGATGCCCGCAAAAAGATCAAGAACGTGATTAATCTGGATACGAATATTCAGATTAAACTGGACTTTATCAATCCTGAGAGTGCCGAGAAATTTGTAGAAAAAGGATGGGACGAAGAAAAACAAATGTACTACTATCTGGTTTACTTCAATAAGGAGCAAAAAAGCTAA
- a CDS encoding glutathione peroxidase, producing the protein MKKIIMAACSIVLLISCQQNQAQKEVAEATTTENQTPMAKETIYQFKVKDLSGKEFDFASLKGKKILVVNTASKCGLTPQYKDLQALYDTYKGQNFVIVGFPANNFASQEPGTNAEIATFCEMNYGVTFPMMDKISVKGDDMAPIYKFLTQKSKNGVQDSEVEWNFQKYLINEQGELVKVISPKTLPTDKEIVDWVKS; encoded by the coding sequence ATGAAAAAAATTATTATGGCTGCGTGCTCCATAGTACTTCTGATCAGCTGTCAACAAAACCAGGCTCAGAAAGAAGTTGCCGAAGCTACTACCACAGAAAACCAAACACCAATGGCAAAAGAAACGATTTATCAGTTTAAAGTAAAAGACCTCTCCGGGAAGGAATTTGATTTCGCGTCTTTAAAAGGCAAGAAAATTTTAGTTGTAAATACAGCGTCAAAATGTGGGTTAACACCACAATACAAAGATTTACAGGCCTTGTATGACACCTATAAAGGGCAGAATTTTGTTATCGTTGGGTTTCCAGCGAATAATTTTGCTTCTCAGGAGCCGGGAACTAATGCAGAGATTGCTACATTTTGTGAAATGAATTATGGCGTGACATTCCCTATGATGGATAAAATTTCCGTTAAAGGCGACGACATGGCACCGATCTATAAATTCCTGACTCAGAAATCAAAAAATGGAGTCCAGGATTCTGAAGTAGAATGGAATTTCCAGAAATACCTCATCAACGAACAGGGTGAACTGGTTAAGGTAATTAGCCCGAAAACATTACCGACTGATAAAGAAATTGTGGATTGGGTAAAGTCCTAA
- a CDS encoding ABC transporter ATP-binding protein yields the protein MQETILKIENLNKRFGAVHAVKNVSFEIKKGNVYGILGPNGSGKSTTLGIILNVVNKTSGSYSWFGGSMETHQALKKVGAIIERPNFYPYMTAYENLKLVCDIKQIPYSKAAEKLDVVGLLERKDSKFLTFSLGMKQRLAIASALLNDPEILILDEPTNGLDPQGIRQIRDIIKEIAATGTTILLASHLLDEVEKVCTHAVVLRKGEMLYFGSVDGMISNDGFFELQSEATDQMIAALQQHPAIEKTELLDGKVFVYTKSALEAAELNRYLFDKGIVLNHLIKRKTSLEEQFIQIIAGK from the coding sequence ATGCAGGAAACCATATTAAAAATAGAAAACCTAAACAAACGTTTTGGGGCAGTCCATGCGGTAAAAAACGTTTCATTTGAAATCAAAAAGGGAAATGTCTACGGCATTTTAGGCCCTAATGGAAGTGGAAAATCAACAACATTGGGTATCATACTCAATGTGGTCAACAAAACTTCCGGATCCTACAGCTGGTTTGGTGGCAGTATGGAAACCCACCAGGCATTAAAAAAAGTGGGGGCTATTATCGAAAGGCCTAACTTCTATCCGTACATGACCGCGTATGAGAACTTAAAACTCGTATGTGACATCAAACAAATCCCGTATTCCAAAGCTGCAGAAAAACTTGATGTAGTAGGCCTTTTGGAACGTAAAGACAGTAAATTCCTGACTTTTTCTCTTGGGATGAAACAACGACTGGCGATTGCTTCTGCATTATTGAATGATCCCGAAATCCTGATTCTGGATGAGCCTACAAACGGGCTTGATCCACAGGGAATACGCCAGATTCGTGATATCATCAAAGAAATTGCAGCCACCGGAACCACTATTTTGCTTGCTTCCCACCTGTTGGACGAAGTAGAAAAAGTATGTACCCATGCTGTCGTTTTACGAAAAGGAGAAATGCTGTATTTTGGAAGTGTCGATGGCATGATCTCCAACGATGGCTTTTTTGAATTGCAGTCCGAAGCTACTGACCAAATGATTGCAGCACTACAACAACATCCTGCCATTGAAAAAACAGAACTGTTGGACGGTAAAGTTTTTGTATACACCAAAAGCGCACTGGAAGCCGCTGAATTGAACCGTTACCTGTTTGACAAGGGAATTGTGCTAAATCATTTGATCAAGCGAAAAACAAGCCTGGAAGAACAATTCATCCAAATCATCGCAGGGAAGTAA